The Rhododendron vialii isolate Sample 1 chromosome 6a, ASM3025357v1 genome includes a window with the following:
- the LOC131329742 gene encoding KH domain-containing protein At4g26480-like isoform X1 — MLLTTAANSRERERERGELVGNLAPISPENMSSGRYMAYSPSPSAPPSPHIGGLRSSATALVEHEKYLSELLAERNKLNPFMSVIPQCCRLLNQEILRVTTLLGNASILDQSGLEHASPLASGGIFSNGGSNVNRWASPFQSEMSGLSQLSSAQNWLGSQGSSSGLIVKRTMRVDIPVDQFPNYNFVGRLLGPRGNSLKRVEASTECRVLIRGRGSIKDPVKEEMMRGKPGYEHLNEPLHILVEAELPVEIVDARLMQAREILGDLLKPVDEAHDFYKKQQLRELALINGTLRDEGSQMSGSVSPFHNSLGMKRAKTGG; from the exons ATGCTTCTAACCACTGCCGCtaattccagagagagagagagagagagaggagagttgGTGGGCAATCTGGCGCCGATCTCGCCGGAAAACATGTCTTCCGGCAGGTACATGGCctactctccctctccctccgcCCCTCCCTCTCCTCACATCGGCGGCCTCCGCTCCTCCGCCACCGCCCTCGTCGAGCACGAGAA GTATCTCTCTGAGTTACTTGCGGAGCGTAACAAGCTTAATCCATTTATGTCCGTGATTCCTCAGTGTTGTCGGTTGTTGAATCAGG AAATTTTGCGTGTAACCACACTATTGGGGAATGCATCAATTTTAGATCAAAGTGGGCTTGAACATGCTAGCCCCCTGGCGTCAGGAGGAATATTTTCCAATGGAGGATCCAATGTGAACAGATGGGCATCACCGTTTCAATCAGAA ATGTCAGGTTTATCGCAGCTCTCATCTGCTCAAAACTGGCTTGGTTCTCAAGGTAGCTCATCTGGTCTTATAGTGAAGAGAACAATGAGGGTGGATATCCCAGTTGACCAATTTCCTAAT TACAATTTTGTTGGGCGCCTCCTTGGTCCTAGAGGAAATTCTCTCAAGAGAGTGGAGGCTAGTACCGAGTGTCGTGTTCTTATCAGAGGACGCGGCAGCATCAAGGATCCTGTTAAG GAAGAGATGATGCGGGGAAAACCTGGGTATGAGCATCTGAATGAACCTCTCCACATACTTGTTGAGGCAGAATTGCCAGTTGAAATAGTTGATGCTCGTTTAATGCAAGCACGTGAAATACTTGGAGATCTGCTCAAGCCTGTG GACGAAGCTCATGATTTCTACAAGAAACAGCAGCTTCGAGAGCTTGCATTGATCAATGGTACACTTCGTGATGAAGGTTCTCAGATGTCTGGTTCCGTATCCCCCTTCCACAACAGTCTCGGTATGAAGAGGGCTAAAACTGGGGGGTGA
- the LOC131329742 gene encoding KH domain-containing protein At4g26480-like isoform X2 has product MLLTTAANSRERERERGELVGNLAPISPENMSSGRYMAYSPSPSAPPSPHIGGLRSSATALVEHEKYLSELLAERNKLNPFMSVIPQCCRLLNQEILRVTTLLGNASILDQSGLEHASPLASGGIFSNGGSNVNRWASPFQSEMSGLSQLSSAQNWLGSQGSSSGLIVKRTMRVDIPVDQFPNYNFVGRLLGPRGNSLKRVEASTECRVLIRGRGSIKDPVKEEMMRGKPGYEHLNEPLHILVEAELPVEIVDARLMQAREILGDLLKPVQDEAHDFYKKQQLRELALINGTLRDEGSQMSGSVSPFHNSLGMKRAKTGG; this is encoded by the exons ATGCTTCTAACCACTGCCGCtaattccagagagagagagagagagagaggagagttgGTGGGCAATCTGGCGCCGATCTCGCCGGAAAACATGTCTTCCGGCAGGTACATGGCctactctccctctccctccgcCCCTCCCTCTCCTCACATCGGCGGCCTCCGCTCCTCCGCCACCGCCCTCGTCGAGCACGAGAA GTATCTCTCTGAGTTACTTGCGGAGCGTAACAAGCTTAATCCATTTATGTCCGTGATTCCTCAGTGTTGTCGGTTGTTGAATCAGG AAATTTTGCGTGTAACCACACTATTGGGGAATGCATCAATTTTAGATCAAAGTGGGCTTGAACATGCTAGCCCCCTGGCGTCAGGAGGAATATTTTCCAATGGAGGATCCAATGTGAACAGATGGGCATCACCGTTTCAATCAGAA ATGTCAGGTTTATCGCAGCTCTCATCTGCTCAAAACTGGCTTGGTTCTCAAGGTAGCTCATCTGGTCTTATAGTGAAGAGAACAATGAGGGTGGATATCCCAGTTGACCAATTTCCTAAT TACAATTTTGTTGGGCGCCTCCTTGGTCCTAGAGGAAATTCTCTCAAGAGAGTGGAGGCTAGTACCGAGTGTCGTGTTCTTATCAGAGGACGCGGCAGCATCAAGGATCCTGTTAAG GAAGAGATGATGCGGGGAAAACCTGGGTATGAGCATCTGAATGAACCTCTCCACATACTTGTTGAGGCAGAATTGCCAGTTGAAATAGTTGATGCTCGTTTAATGCAAGCACGTGAAATACTTGGAGATCTGCTCAAGCCTGTG CAGGACGAAGCTCATGATTTCTACAAGAAACAGCAGCTTCGAGAGCTTGCATTGATCAATGGTACACTTCGTGATGAAGGTTCTCAGATGTCTGGTTCCGTATCCCCCTTCCACAACAGTCTCGGTATGAAGAGGGCTAAAACTGGGGGGTGA
- the LOC131329771 gene encoding ubiquitin-conjugating enzyme E2 11-like: MASKRIQKELRDLERDPPASCSAGPAGTEMFHWQATIMGPGESPFAGGVFLIDIHFPPDYPFKPPKVSFKTKVFHPNINSNGSICLDILKEQWSPALTVSKVLLSICSLLTDPNPDDPLVPEIAHMYKNDRTKYEMTARSWTQKYAMG, from the exons ATGGCTTCGAAGAGGATTCAAAAGGAATTAAGGGACCTGGAGAGGGATCCGCCGGCCTCTTGCAGTGCTG GCCCTGCTGGGACGGAAATGTTTCACTGGCAAGCAACAATCATGGGTCCAGGAGAGAGCCCCTTTGCAGGTGGTGTATTCCTCATTGATATCCACTTCCCACCAGATTACCCATTCAAACCACCAAAG GtttcttttaaaacaaaagtGTTTCATCCTAACATTAACAGCAACGGTAGCATTTGCCTTGACATTCTCAAAGAACAGTGGAGCCCAGCCCTTACGGTATCAaag GTGCTACTATCTATATGTTCGTTGCTTACAGATCCGAACCCTGATGATCCTCTTGTTCCTGAGATTGCCCATATGTACAAGAATGACAGAACCAAGTACGAGATGACTGCTCGATCCTGGACTCAGAAGTATGCCATGGGATAA